The following are encoded together in the Anaerostipes caccae L1-92 genome:
- the dnaA gene encoding chromosomal replication initiator protein DnaA — protein MKKKIEAIWDDVLLKLEQEHDISSAAINAWIKPLNIKEVKDDQIVLSLNSNFDARGIHFIESKMYDFYISLAIQDITGKKYEISFVLEEAKKKKAPASRTDTQLQDSNNLNPRYTFDSFVVGTNNQMAHAACIAVAEAPAEAYNPLFLYGGAGLGKTHLMHSIAHYIMENNSKLKVLYVTSEDFTNEVINAIHHNKQEELRNKYRTIDVLLIDDIQFIIGKDSTQQEFFHTFNALYNSKSQIIISSDKPPKEIETLEERLRTRFGCGLTADIQPPDYETRIAILRKRAELDHIYIDDAIFDYIASNIKSNIRELEGALNKIRVYSKLEKRPIDLDLAKIALKDLVDNDTVVKITPDLIITTVAEHFNIQPADIISKKRSHDIAYPRQICMYLCKKLTDTSFVKIGEYLGKRDHSTVIHGSEKIEKDLQKDSSLSTTLDVIIKKMNPS, from the coding sequence ATGAAGAAAAAAATCGAAGCGATCTGGGATGACGTTTTGTTAAAACTTGAACAGGAACACGATATTTCAAGTGCTGCCATCAACGCCTGGATTAAACCCCTCAATATTAAAGAAGTGAAAGACGATCAGATTGTTTTGTCATTGAACAGTAATTTTGATGCCAGAGGCATACATTTTATTGAAAGTAAGATGTATGACTTTTATATTTCTCTGGCCATTCAGGATATCACAGGTAAAAAATACGAAATTTCTTTTGTTCTGGAAGAAGCTAAGAAGAAAAAGGCTCCTGCATCCCGCACGGATACCCAGCTTCAGGATTCCAATAACTTAAATCCGAGATATACGTTCGACAGTTTCGTCGTCGGAACAAACAACCAGATGGCTCATGCCGCCTGCATTGCTGTGGCAGAAGCTCCGGCGGAAGCTTACAATCCGCTTTTTTTATACGGCGGCGCCGGATTGGGGAAAACCCATCTGATGCACTCAATCGCCCATTACATTATGGAAAATAACAGCAAACTCAAGGTCCTGTATGTGACCAGTGAAGATTTCACCAACGAAGTCATCAATGCGATCCATCACAACAAACAGGAAGAGCTCAGAAACAAATACAGGACCATCGACGTACTCCTGATCGATGATATTCAGTTTATAATAGGTAAAGACAGCACCCAGCAGGAGTTTTTCCATACATTTAATGCTCTGTATAATTCCAAAAGCCAGATTATCATATCTTCCGATAAGCCTCCGAAAGAAATCGAGACTTTGGAAGAACGTTTGAGGACCCGTTTTGGCTGCGGGCTGACGGCAGATATTCAGCCTCCTGATTATGAGACGAGAATCGCGATTTTAAGAAAACGCGCTGAACTGGATCACATTTATATCGACGATGCTATATTTGACTACATAGCCTCAAACATTAAATCGAATATTCGAGAACTGGAAGGAGCACTGAACAAGATCAGGGTATATTCCAAACTCGAAAAAAGACCGATTGATCTTGATTTAGCTAAAATTGCCCTAAAAGACCTTGTGGACAATGATACTGTTGTAAAAATTACACCAGATCTGATCATCACTACGGTGGCTGAACATTTTAACATCCAGCCGGCTGATATTATATCCAAAAAACGAAGCCATGATATCGCATATCCAAGGCAGATCTGTATGTACCTGTGCAAGAAACTTACGGATACTTCTTTTGTAAAAATAGGTGAGTATCTCGGAAAAAGAGACCACTCTACGGTCATTCATGGTTCAGAGAAGATTGAGAAGGATTTACAGAAAGATTCTTCTTTATCCACGACCCTTGACGTTATTATTAAAAAAATGAACCCTTCATAA
- the dnaN gene encoding DNA polymerase III subunit beta, with amino-acid sequence MKIVCNKSDLVSGVSIVSKAVSNKTTLPILECILMEASAGTITLTANDMELGIETNIEGNILEQGKIALDAKLFFEIVRKLPDNDVTIETDSDYKATITCEKACFHIVGQEGSEFPYLPEIEKEKSITLSQFTLKEVIRQTIFSISDNENNKLMTGELFEVEDKKLNVVSLDGHRISIRNIELKESYDSFKVVVPGKTLQEITKIISGDAEKDVIIYVTNKHILFEFDQTRVVSRLLEGEYYKISQMLSSDYETKITINKKEFLDCIDRASLLIRESDKKPIVINITDNSLELSISSFFGSMEENILIQKEGRDILIGFNPKFLMDVLRVIDDEEINIYLVNPKAPCFIKDDSESYIYLILPVNFNH; translated from the coding sequence ATGAAAATCGTTTGTAATAAAAGCGACCTGGTTTCCGGTGTCAGCATTGTATCCAAAGCCGTTTCCAATAAGACAACACTTCCTATTCTTGAATGCATTCTTATGGAGGCAAGTGCCGGTACAATTACATTGACTGCAAATGACATGGAACTGGGCATCGAGACAAACATAGAAGGAAATATTTTAGAACAGGGAAAAATCGCTCTGGATGCCAAGTTATTTTTTGAGATCGTCAGAAAACTGCCGGATAATGATGTTACGATCGAAACAGATTCTGATTACAAAGCAACTATCACTTGTGAAAAAGCATGTTTTCATATTGTGGGACAGGAAGGATCAGAATTCCCATATCTTCCGGAGATTGAAAAAGAAAAAAGCATCACTTTGTCTCAGTTTACTCTGAAAGAAGTTATCAGGCAGACAATATTTTCTATTTCTGACAATGAAAATAATAAACTCATGACAGGTGAGCTGTTTGAGGTTGAAGACAAAAAATTAAATGTTGTATCGCTGGACGGACACAGAATTTCCATCAGAAACATTGAATTAAAAGAGAGTTATGATTCTTTTAAAGTTGTCGTTCCAGGAAAGACACTTCAGGAAATTACAAAAATTATTTCAGGTGATGCGGAAAAAGATGTTATAATTTACGTGACGAATAAGCATATCTTATTTGAATTTGATCAGACCAGAGTTGTTTCAAGACTTTTGGAAGGGGAATACTATAAGATAAGTCAGATGCTGTCCAGTGATTATGAGACGAAGATCACGATCAACAAAAAGGAATTTTTGGACTGTATTGACCGTGCCAGTCTTTTGATCAGAGAATCTGACAAGAAACCTATCGTTATCAATATCACTGATAATTCTCTGGAGCTGAGTATTTCATCTTTCTTCGGATCAATGGAGGAAAACATCCTGATTCAGAAAGAGGGAAGGGATATCCTGATTGGATTTAATCCAAAATTTTTGATGGATGTACTGCGTGTCATTGATGATGAGGAAATCAATATATACCTTGTTAATCCGAAGGCGCCCTGCTTTATCAAGGATGATTCGGAATCCTATATTTACTTAATACTTCCGGTAAATTTCAATCACTAG
- a CDS encoding RNA-binding S4 domain-containing protein, whose amino-acid sequence MEQIKLSEEYIKLGQALKAAGLVSSGVEAKIVIQDGLVSVDGEIDTRRGKKLYGGEVIEFDGQAVKIVK is encoded by the coding sequence ATGGAGCAGATTAAATTGAGTGAAGAGTATATAAAACTCGGCCAGGCATTAAAGGCTGCCGGTCTTGTAAGTTCAGGGGTGGAGGCAAAGATCGTCATTCAGGACGGACTGGTCAGTGTCGATGGAGAGATTGATACGAGAAGGGGAAAAAAGCTGTACGGCGGAGAAGTCATCGAATTTGACGGACAGGCTGTAAAAATTGTGAAATAA
- the recF gene encoding DNA replication/repair protein RecF (All proteins in this family for which functions are known are DNA-binding proteins that assist the filamentation of RecA onto DNA for the initiation of recombination or recombinational repair.), whose translation MYIQSLELKNYRNYDRLIIEFSSGTNILYGDNAQGKTNILEAVYLGATTKSHRGSKDKEIIRFGENESHIRIHLMKQDIGHQIDMHLKKSRTKGAAIDRIPIKRSSDLLGFVPVIFFSPEDLSIIKNGPSERRKFLDIELSQLEKMYLHQLSSYNRVMAQRNNLLKQLAYQRELLDTLDSWDLQLVKYGSEVIRYRQKFIEDLNEIIREIHKNLTGKKEKIVLKYDYSVNYDEFLTVLQRKREIDLKYASTGAGPHRDDIEFLVNGIDIRKFGSQGQQRTAALSLKLAQIELVKRQTGETPILLLDDVLSELDSSRKNYLLDSIKDIQTLITCTGLEEFINSHLQIDKMFQVKSGKIVREN comes from the coding sequence ATGTATATTCAGTCTTTAGAGTTAAAAAACTATCGGAATTATGACCGTCTGATCATTGAGTTCTCCAGCGGCACCAATATCTTGTACGGTGATAATGCGCAGGGGAAGACGAATATCCTTGAGGCAGTTTATCTGGGGGCAACAACCAAGTCCCACCGCGGAAGCAAGGATAAGGAGATCATACGTTTCGGAGAAAATGAATCCCATATAAGGATTCATCTGATGAAACAGGACATTGGGCACCAGATTGACATGCATCTGAAAAAGAGCAGGACAAAGGGTGCGGCCATTGACCGGATTCCCATCAAGAGATCCAGCGATCTTCTTGGCTTTGTCCCTGTCATATTTTTTTCGCCGGAAGATCTGAGTATTATAAAAAACGGGCCTTCTGAGCGGAGAAAGTTTTTAGATATTGAGCTTTCACAGCTTGAAAAAATGTACCTTCATCAGCTTTCCAGCTATAACAGGGTGATGGCACAGAGGAATAACTTACTAAAGCAGCTAGCTTACCAGCGTGAACTTTTGGATACATTAGACAGTTGGGATCTCCAGCTTGTCAAATATGGATCGGAGGTCATCCGGTACCGGCAGAAATTTATTGAGGATCTCAATGAGATCATCAGGGAGATCCATAAGAATCTGACGGGAAAAAAAGAAAAAATTGTTTTGAAATATGATTATAGTGTAAACTATGATGAATTTCTGACCGTTTTACAGAGAAAGAGAGAGATTGATTTAAAATATGCTTCCACAGGGGCAGGGCCTCACCGCGATGATATTGAATTTTTGGTAAATGGAATTGATATCCGCAAATTTGGGTCACAGGGGCAGCAGAGGACAGCAGCCCTTTCATTGAAACTTGCTCAGATTGAGTTAGTAAAAAGACAGACCGGAGAGACACCGATTCTGCTCCTGGATGATGTGCTGTCAGAACTGGACAGCAGCCGGAAGAATTATCTTTTGGACAGTATAAAAGACATTCAGACTTTGATCACATGCACAGGGCTGGAAGAATTTATTAACAGTCATCTGCAGATTGACAAAATGTTTCAGGTCAAATCAGGTAAAATTGTCAGAGAAAATTAG
- the gyrB gene encoding DNA topoisomerase (ATP-hydrolyzing) subunit B: MGTEKKGEYGADQIQILEGLEAVRKRPGMYIGSTSAKGLHHLVYEIVDNAVDESLAGYCDTIYVTLNKDNSVTVRDNGRGIPVGMNKKKGVSSVEVVFTILHAGGKFGGGGYKVSGGLHGVGSSVVNALSNWLEVNVHTDGKIYNQRYEKGKVCYPLKVVGETELNGTEVSFLPDDTIFEETIFEYKVLRQRLRETAFLTKNLRIILRDDRQEEPVEEVFHYEGGIKEFVTYLNRGKEALYDQVIYCEGEKDGVYVEVAMQHNDSYNENSLSFVNNIITPEGGTHLSGFKNALTTTFNDYARKNKLLKENESNLSGEDIREGLTSVISIKLGEPQFEGQTKQKLGNSEARGAVNSIVNEQLTYFLEQNPAVAKIICEKAVLAQRARDAARKARDLTRRKTALDGFSLPGKLADCSDKNPENCEIYIVEGDSAGGSAKTARSRATQAILPLRGKILNVEKSRLDKILMNKEIQAMITAFGTGIHDDFDIEKLRYHKIIIMTDADVDGAHIATLLLTFFYRFMPDLIKEGYVYMAQPPLYRVERNKKFWYAYSDQELNNIVNEIGRDNNNKIQRYKGLGEMDAEQLWDTTMDPDKRVLLRVTIDEDSASEIDLTFTTLMGDQVEPRREFIEANAKYVQNLDV, from the coding sequence ATGGGCACTGAGAAAAAAGGAGAATATGGTGCGGATCAGATTCAGATCCTGGAGGGACTGGAAGCTGTACGAAAAAGGCCCGGAATGTATATTGGAAGTACATCCGCCAAAGGGCTTCATCATTTGGTATATGAAATTGTGGACAATGCGGTCGATGAATCACTGGCAGGTTACTGTGATACGATTTATGTGACACTGAACAAAGATAATTCTGTTACGGTGCGTGACAACGGAAGAGGGATTCCGGTAGGGATGAATAAGAAAAAGGGCGTATCCAGCGTGGAAGTCGTATTTACAATTCTTCACGCAGGAGGAAAATTCGGAGGCGGAGGATATAAGGTTTCCGGAGGACTTCACGGTGTGGGATCATCCGTAGTAAATGCTCTGTCCAACTGGCTGGAAGTCAATGTTCATACAGATGGGAAAATATATAATCAGCGATATGAAAAGGGAAAAGTATGTTATCCTCTGAAGGTTGTGGGAGAGACTGAATTAAACGGAACCGAAGTAAGCTTCCTGCCCGATGATACAATCTTCGAAGAAACAATATTTGAATATAAAGTGTTGAGACAGCGTCTGCGTGAGACAGCATTTTTGACGAAAAACCTGAGAATTATTCTCAGAGATGACCGTCAGGAAGAACCTGTCGAAGAAGTATTCCACTATGAAGGCGGGATTAAGGAGTTTGTCACTTATTTAAACAGAGGAAAAGAAGCCCTCTATGATCAGGTAATCTACTGTGAGGGAGAAAAAGACGGGGTTTATGTGGAGGTTGCTATGCAGCACAATGACTCCTATAACGAAAACTCTTTAAGCTTTGTCAATAATATTATTACGCCGGAAGGGGGAACCCATCTGTCCGGCTTTAAAAACGCGCTGACAACAACCTTTAATGATTATGCAAGAAAGAATAAGCTGCTGAAGGAAAATGAGAGTAATCTTTCCGGAGAAGATATCCGTGAGGGACTTACATCCGTCATCAGCATTAAACTTGGCGAGCCTCAGTTTGAGGGACAGACAAAACAAAAGCTTGGAAACAGCGAAGCCAGAGGAGCAGTCAACAGCATTGTCAATGAGCAGCTTACCTATTTTCTGGAACAAAATCCGGCAGTTGCAAAGATTATATGTGAGAAAGCAGTTTTGGCGCAGAGAGCCAGAGATGCTGCCAGAAAAGCAAGAGATCTTACCAGAAGGAAGACTGCTTTGGACGGGTTCAGCCTGCCCGGAAAACTGGCGGACTGTTCTGACAAGAATCCTGAAAACTGTGAGATTTATATCGTCGAGGGTGATTCTGCGGGAGGTTCCGCAAAGACGGCCAGATCCCGTGCAACCCAGGCAATCCTTCCTCTGAGGGGAAAAATTCTTAACGTAGAGAAATCCAGACTCGATAAGATTCTGATGAATAAAGAAATTCAGGCAATGATCACAGCCTTCGGCACAGGCATTCATGACGATTTTGATATTGAGAAATTACGGTATCATAAAATTATTATTATGACAGATGCCGATGTGGACGGAGCCCATATTGCAACGCTTCTCCTTACGTTCTTTTACAGGTTCATGCCGGATCTGATCAAGGAGGGATACGTATATATGGCTCAGCCGCCGCTTTACCGTGTGGAGAGAAATAAAAAGTTTTGGTATGCTTACTCTGATCAGGAATTGAACAATATTGTCAATGAGATCGGAAGAGACAATAATAACAAGATCCAGCGCTATAAAGGTCTGGGTGAGATGGATGCAGAACAGCTCTGGGATACTACTATGGACCCGGATAAAAGAGTGCTGCTGCGGGTAACCATCGATGAGGATTCCGCATCTGAGATTGACCTGACATTTACGACACTGATGGGTGATCAGGTGGAACCGAGGCGTGAATTTATTGAAGCCAATGCAAAATATGTCCAGAATCTGGACGTATAG
- the gyrA gene encoding DNA gyrase subunit A — protein MDENTIFDKVHDVDLKQTMENSYIDYAMSVIAARALPDVRDGLKPVQRRILYAMIELNNGPDKPHRKCARIVGDAMGKYHPHGDSSIYGALVNMAQEWSTRYPLVDGHGNFGSVDGDGAAAMRYTEARLSKISMELLADIGKDTVNFIPNFDETEKEPQVLPSRFPNLLVNGTQGIAVGMATNIPPHNLTEVINAVVKIIDDQVERNQVTDIEELLDIVKGPDFPTGATILGKAGISQAYRTGRGKIKVRAVTDIEPMANGKQRIVVTELPYMVNKARLIQKIAELVKDKKVDGITEIRDESDRTGMRICIELRRDANANVVLNRLFKHTQMQDTFGVIMLSLVNNEPKILNLFDMLNYYLEHQKDVVTRRTKYELNKAEERAHILEGLLIAQDNIDEVIKIIRAAANITEAKTQLMERFALTDAQAQAIVDMRLRALNGLERAKLEKEYNELMAKITELKAILADEKLLLGVIKDELVLIRDKYGDERRTSIGFDVDDISMEDLIPRENTIITMTKLGYIKRMTVDTFKSQNRGGKGIKGMQTIDEDYIEELFMTTSHHYIMFFTNMGRVYRMKAYEIPESSRTARGTAIVNLIQLQPEEKITAVIPINEYKEDHYLFMATKSGVVKKSPIMEYANIRKTGLLAITLKENDELIEVKFTDNDQDVFLVTKNGQCIRFHETDVRSIGRTAMGVRGINLDGDDEVIGMQLNSQGEALLFVSENGMGKRTAMTEFTPQHRGGKGIRCYKITEKTGDVVGVKAVDEENEVMMITTEGVVIRMGVDGISMLGRNTSGVKLMNLDDNVIVASLAKVRDEEVEQESETSEEETE, from the coding sequence ATGGACGAGAATACAATTTTTGATAAAGTTCATGACGTTGATCTGAAGCAGACAATGGAGAATTCCTACATCGATTATGCCATGAGCGTTATCGCTGCAAGGGCCCTTCCTGATGTAAGGGACGGGCTGAAGCCGGTTCAGAGGAGAATCCTCTATGCGATGATCGAACTGAACAACGGGCCGGATAAACCGCACCGTAAATGTGCACGTATCGTCGGGGATGCTATGGGTAAATATCATCCTCACGGTGACAGTTCTATCTATGGGGCATTGGTTAATATGGCTCAGGAGTGGTCGACCCGTTATCCTCTGGTAGACGGCCACGGAAATTTTGGTTCTGTGGACGGAGACGGCGCCGCTGCCATGCGTTATACGGAGGCAAGGCTCAGCAAAATTTCCATGGAACTTTTGGCCGATATCGGTAAAGATACGGTCAACTTTATTCCGAACTTCGATGAGACGGAAAAAGAGCCCCAGGTGCTGCCGTCAAGGTTTCCGAATCTTTTAGTCAACGGTACACAGGGAATCGCGGTCGGAATGGCTACGAATATTCCGCCTCATAATCTCACGGAAGTGATCAATGCAGTTGTAAAAATTATCGATGATCAGGTGGAGAGAAACCAGGTTACAGATATTGAAGAGTTATTAGATATTGTAAAAGGACCGGATTTTCCGACTGGGGCGACGATTTTAGGAAAAGCGGGCATTAGTCAGGCATACCGGACAGGGCGCGGAAAGATTAAAGTCCGTGCCGTCACGGATATTGAGCCGATGGCCAACGGAAAACAGAGAATTGTCGTAACCGAACTTCCTTATATGGTCAATAAAGCGAGACTCATTCAGAAGATTGCAGAGCTTGTAAAAGATAAAAAAGTAGACGGTATTACAGAAATACGGGATGAATCTGACCGTACCGGCATGAGAATCTGTATTGAGCTGCGCAGGGATGCCAATGCCAATGTCGTCCTTAACCGTCTGTTTAAGCATACCCAGATGCAGGATACGTTCGGAGTTATCATGCTCTCATTGGTAAACAATGAACCTAAGATCCTGAATCTGTTTGACATGCTCAATTATTATCTGGAACATCAGAAGGACGTTGTGACCAGAAGGACAAAATATGAGCTGAATAAGGCAGAAGAACGGGCTCATATTTTAGAAGGTCTGCTCATTGCCCAGGACAATATTGATGAAGTCATCAAGATCATTCGGGCAGCAGCAAATATCACGGAGGCGAAGACACAGCTCATGGAGCGTTTTGCCCTGACCGACGCACAGGCACAGGCAATCGTGGATATGAGGCTGCGTGCGCTGAACGGTTTGGAACGCGCCAAGCTTGAAAAAGAATATAATGAGCTGATGGCAAAGATCACAGAATTAAAGGCGATTCTTGCCGATGAAAAACTTCTTTTGGGAGTGATCAAAGATGAGCTGGTTCTGATCCGTGACAAATATGGGGATGAGAGAAGGACCTCTATCGGATTTGATGTAGACGATATTTCCATGGAAGATCTGATTCCAAGAGAAAATACGATCATTACTATGACAAAACTCGGATATATCAAGCGTATGACGGTAGATACCTTCAAAAGCCAGAACAGAGGCGGAAAAGGTATTAAAGGAATGCAGACCATTGATGAGGATTATATTGAGGAATTGTTTATGACAACTTCCCATCACTATATTATGTTTTTTACAAATATGGGAAGAGTGTATCGGATGAAAGCCTATGAGATTCCAGAAAGCAGCCGGACGGCCAGAGGTACGGCGATCGTGAATCTGATCCAGCTGCAGCCGGAGGAAAAGATAACGGCGGTCATCCCGATCAATGAATATAAAGAGGATCATTACCTGTTTATGGCTACCAAGAGCGGGGTTGTGAAAAAATCACCGATCATGGAGTATGCAAATATAAGAAAGACAGGACTTCTGGCGATTACGCTGAAAGAAAATGACGAATTGATCGAAGTGAAGTTTACAGACAATGACCAGGACGTATTTCTTGTGACAAAGAACGGACAGTGCATCAGGTTCCATGAGACAGATGTCAGATCTATAGGACGAACAGCCATGGGTGTAAGAGGAATCAACTTAGATGGAGACGATGAAGTTATCGGCATGCAGCTGAATTCCCAGGGTGAAGCATTGCTGTTTGTGTCTGAAAATGGAATGGGAAAACGGACTGCCATGACTGAATTTACTCCTCAGCACAGAGGCGGAAAGGGTATCCGCTGCTACAAGATCACTGAGAAAACAGGAGATGTGGTCGGAGTCAAGGCTGTGGATGAAGAAAATGAAGTCATGATGATCACTACGGAAGGTGTTGTGATCCGGATGGGAGTCGATGGAATTTCTATGCTTGGACGGAATACATCGGGAGTCAAGCTCATGAATTTAGACGACAATGTGATTGTGGCAAGCCTGGCAAAAGTACGGGATGAAGAAGTGGAACAAGAGAGCGAAACTTCAGAAGAAGAAACAGAATAA
- a CDS encoding fumarate hydratase, translating to MRTIHTDEMIRSIRDMCIEANLTLSEDMKCRLKNAKETEKTPLGKQILSQLNENMKIAQEEQIPICQDTGMAVVFLNIGQDLHIEGMDLHDAVNEGVRQGYREGYLRKSVVKDPLIRENTKDNTPAIVHIDIVSGDKLEILVAPKGFGSENMSRVFMLKPADGAEGVRKSVLEAVKDAGPNACPPMVVGVGLGGSFEKAAFLAKKALTRNLDQRSEKEHIRILEEELLQEINQLGIGPGGLGGSTTALGVNIETYPTHIAGMPLAVNICCHVNRHVHRVL from the coding sequence ATGAGAACGATCCATACAGATGAGATGATCCGCAGTATCAGGGACATGTGTATTGAAGCCAACCTGACCTTATCAGAAGATATGAAATGCAGGCTGAAAAATGCAAAAGAGACAGAAAAGACTCCGCTTGGAAAGCAGATTTTATCCCAGCTCAATGAAAATATGAAAATTGCCCAAGAAGAACAAATTCCGATTTGTCAGGATACGGGGATGGCTGTGGTATTTTTAAATATTGGCCAGGATCTGCATATTGAGGGCATGGACCTCCACGATGCGGTCAATGAGGGGGTCAGACAGGGATATAGAGAAGGCTATCTGAGGAAATCTGTCGTGAAAGATCCTCTGATCAGGGAAAATACGAAAGATAATACACCCGCGATTGTGCATATCGATATCGTTTCCGGGGATAAACTTGAAATTTTAGTAGCTCCCAAGGGATTTGGAAGTGAAAATATGAGCCGGGTATTTATGCTGAAACCGGCGGACGGAGCGGAAGGTGTCAGGAAATCTGTTTTAGAAGCCGTGAAGGATGCAGGACCGAATGCCTGTCCGCCGATGGTCGTCGGAGTGGGTCTTGGGGGCAGCTTTGAAAAAGCAGCTTTTCTGGCAAAAAAAGCGCTGACCAGAAACCTTGATCAGAGATCTGAGAAAGAACATATCCGTATCCTGGAAGAAGAACTCTTACAGGAGATCAATCAGCTGGGAATTGGTCCGGGGGGACTGGGAGGCAGCACTACTGCCCTTGGAGTAAATATTGAGACTTATCCGACACATATCGCAGGAATGCCTCTTGCCGTAAATATATGCTGTCATGTGAACCGCCATGTACATCGGGTTTTATAA
- a CDS encoding Fe-S-containing hydro-lyase codes for MDKYVTVPAGADELKNLRAGDYVYLTGTIYTARDAAHKRLYEAAEEKKELPVNLKNQIVYYLGPTPAREGQVIGSAGPTTSSRMDKYTPRMLSLGLKGMIGKGKRSEDVIESMKENGAVYFAAVGGAGALLSKCIKKSEVVAYEDLGTEAIRKLEVENLPVIVVIDSHGNNLYETAVVDYKANFLE; via the coding sequence ATGGATAAATATGTAACAGTACCCGCCGGAGCCGATGAACTGAAAAATCTGCGGGCAGGAGATTATGTTTATTTGACCGGAACCATTTATACTGCCAGAGATGCGGCTCATAAGAGGCTGTATGAAGCGGCAGAAGAAAAAAAGGAACTGCCGGTAAACTTAAAGAATCAGATTGTCTATTATCTCGGCCCCACACCAGCCAGGGAAGGCCAGGTAATCGGTTCGGCAGGACCTACGACCAGCAGCCGCATGGATAAATATACTCCGCGCATGCTTTCTCTTGGATTAAAGGGCATGATAGGAAAAGGCAAAAGGTCTGAGGACGTGATCGAATCTATGAAAGAAAATGGCGCAGTCTATTTTGCAGCAGTAGGGGGGGCAGGAGCACTTTTGTCAAAGTGTATCAAAAAATCTGAGGTCGTTGCGTATGAAGACTTGGGAACAGAGGCAATTCGGAAGCTTGAAGTTGAGAATCTTCCGGTAATCGTTGTGATTGACAGCCATGGGAATAATTTGTATGAGACGGCAGTAGTAGATTATAAAGCAAACTTTTTGGAATAA
- a CDS encoding DUF4867 family protein, with protein MLRYIFDPEFNKYGRVIEDFDFSQLKQYMDRIKASKYLEEQLSVEEMEKLPVCHKIQCQLFHELPVQIGYMSGHNHRIHGVEYHKSKVIHIAATDCVMYLGLSQDIEPNHEYHTSRMEAFFVPKGTAVELNCGVLHCAPCNVNGYGFKLICIAPKHTSEPFCMKVRTDKDKILFARNKWLIAHKDSDIEGAFYGLKGDTEAV; from the coding sequence ATGTTAAGGTATATTTTTGACCCCGAATTTAATAAATATGGGAGAGTAATAGAAGATTTTGATTTCAGCCAGCTGAAACAGTATATGGACCGTATAAAGGCTTCAAAATATCTGGAAGAACAGCTGTCTGTCGAAGAGATGGAGAAACTGCCGGTGTGCCATAAAATTCAGTGCCAGCTGTTTCATGAACTTCCGGTGCAGATCGGATATATGAGCGGGCATAATCACAGAATTCATGGCGTAGAATATCACAAGTCGAAAGTCATACATATTGCAGCGACAGACTGTGTCATGTACCTGGGTCTGAGCCAGGATATCGAACCAAATCACGAGTATCATACATCCAGAATGGAAGCGTTTTTTGTCCCGAAGGGCACAGCCGTGGAGTTAAACTGCGGCGTACTTCACTGTGCTCCATGCAACGTAAACGGATATGGGTTTAAGCTTATCTGTATTGCACCAAAACATACAAGTGAACCATTTTGTATGAAAGTAAGAACGGATAAGGATAAAATTTTGTTCGCAAGGAACAAGTGGCTGATTGCTCATAAAGATTCCGATATTGAAGGGGCGTTTTACGGGCTTAAGGGTGATACAGAAGCAGTGTAA